The Hippoglossus stenolepis isolate QCI-W04-F060 chromosome 12, HSTE1.2, whole genome shotgun sequence genome segment TCGCCCAGCACGCCGGGCTCGCTGTGCGCGTGGAGGAGTGCTTGTGCTGCGGCAAGGAGCTCGGCCTGGACATCCTGGAGAGGGAGACGGACTTGGCCATCCAGTGCGAGCCAGAGCGCTGCGGCCTGGAGGCTCTGCAGGAGAGGCAGGACCACCTGGAGGTGAGTGGGAGATGCTGGCACATCGTAGTAATTATGGCGTAAACATTGAAAATGATTCACTGGTACTGATACGATCCAATATTCCATTCAACTGACTCTGGATAATGAAAAAGGGGGAAGCTCCCCCTTCTCTTTCTCGCACTCGCTCCCCGACACATTGTTCCacagtctgtttcctgttgtgcCAGATTTTCtcacatcacaaaaaaaaaagggccagCCCACCCCGCTTTGTGctgtgtttaatttgttataTAAACTGCACcatgcaatcacacacacacacaaacacacatcgaGCGTGCAAAAGTTTATTATTCACACAGGATATTTATTTATGCTTGTGTGAGTCACAACtcaacaaaaatgtgtgtgtgtgtgtttgtcggtaAATGtggtggggggtgtgtgtgtccaggggTCACAAGGTTGGAGATGTGAGGTTGGGGATGGTAAAGTTGTGTGTGAGTCATTTTTTGGGCAGTGTTAtgtttatcacacacacacacacacacacacacacacacacacacacacacacacacacacacacacacacacacacacacacacacacacacacacacacacacacacacacacacacacacacacacacacacacacactcacatgcagcTGTCTGGACTTGATACTATTGAAGAGCAGAAATGACCTAATCTCCCTCCACTGAAATAACTGTGCCGTCAGCAGACAGGCATTCACAGCTCAGTGTTCTGGAGACTTACTGTATCTGAGAAATGTTATGAAGTATAACTCCCAGAGAACCCTCTGTGCTATTAATTACCGACTCgtcaaaaacaagaaaaaagtggaaaaagattGCAAGCTTGCTACAGCGTGGCAGCCCACATGTAGACCATATGCTGAATAATATGCATAACGCTATGGGGATGAGGTCATAGCCATGCAGAGATACAATTGGTACAGGCTGTCTGAGCGATACCAGGTTTGATGGGAGATGATAGATCTTCACTTTGATTTTCCACAGATTGACTATGAAGTcatgagggaggaggtgaaggagatggagaaccTGGCCTCGCGGTTGGAGGAGCTGTGTCCAGAGAGAGTGCACGTACTCGGGGCAAAGATCCAGGCCACGATGCAGGCCTGGGCCGAGCTGGGAAGGAGCGTCGCGGAGAACAAATCACGGCTGCAGGAGTTTGTGCAGCTCCAGGACTTCTTCAGGAGCTACCTCGCCATGATGTAAGCAGGGCGTGGGGATCGTGTGACCCCCTCTCCGGGCCAGAATGTCTTTCGTAATCCATTACAATATCCTTTCAAGAGAAGAACAGGATGTTCTCCTTGTCAAGCGCATGGTCCCCTGGtgaaatgtataatttaagATGTGCTGAGGAGGTCAGTGCTAGTTTCCCGGGCTGAGTGTGACAAGGCGATGAATATCTGTCCTGTTGGGGAGTCTGGTCATTCTcatgttttgtgaatgtgtggcTTTTCTCACGGCCCTGTTCCTCGTCTCCTACCCCCACCCCCGCTCCTCTTTGATAGCTCATGGACAGAAGACACCAGGTCGTGCATTTTCTCAGACACCGCCTTGCATCCTGGGAAGGACGGGCAGAGGCCGCTGGCTGCAGAGCTGGACTTGCAGATTGAGCTGAAGTTTGAGGAGTTTGATGAGCTGGCGGCCGCAGGGAAGAACCTTTTAGACAAAGAACACCACCTCACACAGATGGTGAGCAGGGCTGCACACTAACACTCTGATCCTTATATATGTTGTTGGATTCATTTAGCTGCTGTTACAAACACTGAGTTCTGTCTTGCAGGTGAGGGAGCGGTTGGAGGAACTGAGGAGTATGCTCGGGTGGATCTTGGTGCACTGGAGGGCTCAGAAACAGCAGTGGCTTCACAAGAAGAGCAGACAGGAGCTTTCACAAGACAACATTTATTCTGAGGCTACAATGTGCTCCACATTATCAGAGGTAAATGAGCAGGGAGACTGTCCCTACGATAGGGACAGTCCTGAATACTTGGCAAAGGAATTATTCCCTTAAAAAAGTAGGTGGAGGGGGTAGAGCAGATCGTCCAATAACCAGAAGGTTGggggttcgatccccagctcttCCAGCCTGCTTGGCgaagtgatgtgtgatagaaaaagttcAGCATAATGTAGCACTGAACGAATGTGTTTGAATGGCTTTGAGTTGTTAATAAGAATATAAAAGCTCTACATAAATAGAGTCtgttaaaaattataaaatgtaccctttgtttaaagttttatatttcacaGAGAAAGGGGATTGTACCATCTCAGCTAATGTATGGAGGcttgaagtgtttttgtttcttttatttcaatatatataacTTACATATAACTTACATAATAAATCCTGATGTGGTGCTGATGATTTGGGTTCTGTGCAGCCCGTAAATCCTCACAGATCAGGACATCCACAAAAACTCTATAACTAATAAACCACGAAATTATtctaaataattataatttttttttaaatcatcgtAACAAATCACAAAACCTCAAGAAGAACTGACAGATCGATTGACTCAGTGGTGTATCTAGGACAGTCAGGTATCTGCTGGGGCCAATGCCCCCCTTGCCCcatccctggatctgcccctggaTGGACTGTGGCTGAGGAGTGGTGGAAACAATGCCAGTGCCACAACATATGTTTCCTGCTACAGGATATAAGTTTGTGGTACagattttttaatgatttaccaacatgaatatttgtttaCTCCTTATCTCCATAGCTTCCCAAACAGATTTCAGCTCCTGAGCTACAAGTCTACGAGTCCCATCAGTCCTCGCTCGTTACCTCCGAAGACGACAAGTCAAACGTGTCAGGAGACAGCCGACCCTCGTCCCTTCCACCCAGACAAACTgagcaacaggaggaggagcagttgGAGGATGGTTATGAGGTCATGAACAGTATTGGACCACGGGGAGGTGAGGCCTCCCTCTCAGAGTCTCCCAAACCCTCTATCGTGGTCCTCAAAGAGCCCAGCAGCCCTGCTCTCGGGGGCACGGTCAACCTCATCCTCAGCTTTGGTAACACAGGGGAAAGCCAGGTTCAGGTGCTGGAGCCACCTGCTGGgacggaggaggtggaggaggacacgtCTGAGCCTGTGCACAGGGTGAGAAACACTAAATATTATTATAGAATATCAGTATTACTGTCTACACACATTTCCTCTCATAAAATCACTGAAACAGATGATACATGTTGCTGCTCCCGAAGAACCGTGCAGCAACATTCACTGTCTGTAATGACATGCATGGGATTTCCCTCTGCCACTCaatcccctctctcctctttggcCTTCACATCTTCctttttccccattttctccCTCAGCCCACTCTGCCTCACTCCTCTTCCTGTAAAAACTTTTGGAGGCGCTGCCAGGGGCTTTTGGAAAATACTTTGGGTAGCTTAAAGCGAAAGAGAAAGATTTATCGGCAGAGTGCAAACGAGGTAAATTGCGCGGTGTGAACTGGAGTTGCATGCTGCGTCTCGAAGTGTGGGCATGCTGTGCTGTGTGCAGGTGTTTTCCTGGGGGTAGCATGCTCTTACTAACCCGTGTTAGGGGGTACAGCTGCTCTTAATacagcagcccccccccatGAGAGTAAAAGGAAACAGGTCATGCTAGAGTGGTATCACGATCTGGGGCTGGAATATATAcagtgagaaaaaacaacaaaccattTTACTGTCAAAACTCAAAATATGCCATCTAACTGCAGGACAAAGATGCAATTCAAAAACCTAATAGAGTAATTTTTTTATGAAGCATGTTATGTTGTGATATTTAATGGGATGTTTAAGGAGAGGTGCTACTTTTACAGTCCATttgtacaaatataaacatgataATTAGAATGCacagatagattgatagattgatagattgatagacagacagacagacagacagacagacagacagacagacaagacagacaGGCTCCAGAAAATCATCCACAGTTGCTACgctcaaaaataaattaatatattaaaaatattcttAGCAGTATTGAAGTATTTGAATCATAAGGAAGTATTCAGAAGTATATGTTTTAGACTCTTTAAACTGTTTATATTTTGGATTTCCTGGACTGAATGTGAGTCTGTCAGTCGTCATTTTGCTGTTTCAGTTCGTCTTGTGTAAACTCAGATGAACGCTTGAATTCCCAACAGAAAATCAGACAGTGaatcagtgtgtttacagtccAACTTTCCTCTACCGTTAAAACTTTTCTTTGGACGTCACTTTGTTAAATGAGGCAGGATTTAAAGCTGGAAAGCAGCGACGACAGAGACAGAATGAGGGTGAAGAGTAAGACAGTgtgcgcgcacacgcacacacacacacacacacacacacacacacacacacacacacacacacacacacacacacacacacacacacacacacacacacacagtcgtctCCCTGCTGCTAACGTTGACAGAAGCTCTCTCATCTCCTTGAGTCATTTCACCACAAGTCTGATGTAAACCTGGACTTGTTTGGCTCGCTCTGGCTGTGCCACCATTGTGTTTAATACGTGACCTCACCCTCGCATCCTGGGAAACGTGTGGTCCAAAATGGCTCCCAGTAGGAGTGCGCCAAACACAGGCGGGGTCGTTATACAGAGAACTGGTGCTGAACTTTCAAGAAAGGCCCCCAGACTGCACACAGTGATTTATGGTCTGGGGCTTCCACAGAAACAAGAGATTAGTCACAGAGTTGAAAGGTCAAGCCATTACATCTGGCTATGACGGCATGTGTAGCcacatgtgattttgtttaagTGCTCAAGTGTGCGATTGCAATCATGTccgtgttttttgtgtgtttttattgtctttcctgtttttttacacatataaaTTGCTGTATGAAGCTTGTTCATTCCTGAATCTATTGTTTTCttagatgtgtgtgtagagaaAGTGTAGAGAAACAGattctgatgtttgtttcttttaaagagCTGTTTGCCTTCGTCCGTTTTTCTCTAATGTCTTAATTTGTCTGTAACCCATTAAAAACCTCTTGTTCTCAAGGCTCACTGAGGTCAAACATTGACTATAATGCAATTACAGGTGGAAATGAGAGCTTGTGCACATGCCTAAtatattttcctctctttttataGGTAAGTACCTACTTGCATGTCAAGGATAACAACTTGGCTGCGGCCCCTGTGTATGAGAGTATCACCTTGCCCCGCCAAAAGAGCCGCTCCGCAGCCTCAGCCTCCCCAACTTTCCTgccatcctcatcctcctcactgcCTTCCTCGGCATCCGCACCTCAGACAACCAACGTGACCTTCCGCCCTTCGACGGGGAGCGGCAGCGGCTTCCTCTTCAGCAGCCTCAAGAGAATGGGCAAGAAGAGAAAGCGGAAGAGAGACGCTCGCAGACACACCATCCAGAAAATCATGGGAGTGGAGGCGCAAACGGACGAGGTGGCTCATTACGGGTGCGATACCATGacatatgacacacacacgtggccGCTGAAggaaagcaggaggaagaggagttccCCAAAGAGCCCAGCCGGTGGATATGGAGTAGAAGCTATAGACTATATGAAGAATCCTCTGTTGAAGGACATTGATACAGAGTGTTCGGGCGAATACAGCACCATTCCATATGTCGTATCAGAGGGGCCAGACCCGCTACCCTCCACAAGTCAGGTGAGGAGCCACTGCAGATTCCTCTCTTTGGGCTCTGTGCTGAGCTTTGACCTGCCCAAGGACATGACTCTTATTCCCAGCATCCAGGACATCATTACAATTGCACCCCCTGAGTCCAAAAAAGGAGCAGGGACTGATCCGGACCCCCACTCTCAGAGACACTCAGCCCTGAGCTCCTTCAAACAGACTCGTCCCACTGCTGCCATCACACACGGCTCCTCAGAGGTCAGCATTTCTGAAACACAGACTCCGACCCCTGTAGTGAAAGCTCCGTCTGATGCGGAGAAGAGATCccaacccccacctcctctgtcCCTGCGAGAAGATGAGGTTCAAACCAAACCATGCAAAATCCAGTGCTGTCTGCGGAAGGCTGCAGAGCAGGATGGGGACAGGGATGGGACCAGTCAGCCCTCCGATCTCCCTATTTATGTGAACCAAGCCAAAAGTacagctgcacagaaacatgAGTGCCTCAGTGTCCACACGCTCATTCGAGACCTGAATGGACACCAGTACCACAAATGTGCAAGACCCCATAGTGTGCGTGAAGTGAGCCCAGGGCTCCAGTGCCTGAGCCAAGCTTCTCACATGGTGGTGAATCTAAAGTCAACAGTGAGCGTGAGCGTTCATCAGGACTCGGTAGACTCTGGGATCTCCACGCCCCCCAGCAGCATCAAGGTTTGCGCTGATGCACTATGTCCAGATGTCCCACAGCCTAAGGTAGTGGTGGGGAGGCTCGTGTCCCTGCAGGTGGGAGGAATAGACTGTTCTAAAACAAGacagaacaacacaacaccCTTAGGTCCATCTGCAGAGCAGCAAACAGAGCCTGTCCACCTGGACCACCAgcagtttgaggaggaggaagaggagctggaggacatcTGGAATCAGACGACTAACTACAGACAGAGCATCTGCTCAGATATCATGTACCAGCCCAGCCAGGACGACTCCATACCCTCAGACAAACCCGACGTTCCTCATTCTCGCTTGCCTTCACCCAAGACCCCGGATGTGCTCTACAGGAACCTGGTCACCGCCTCTGCGCCCAACCTCCTTGTGGCCGAGTTCAAGCTGCCGTCCCACATTCAGAGCCTGCTGGGCTACGACAAGGAGCACAGGGCCAAAGTTCGCCTCCCTCCACTGGCTTCAGGAGACAGGAGGTCCTGGGCGGCGTTTCCGAACAGGGAACCAGCCAGCAAGACCATGTCAGTGACAGTGAACGAGACGGCGTCCGATCCCATGAAGCTGCCAGACGTGGGCGACAATCAGAGATACATTTATCAATacagagaggatgaggaggagaaggaggaagaggaggtggaggaggcaaAGGTGAGGAAGGAGGCGGATGAGAACACAGGTGGTTCGAAGGTGAGGTCAGAATCAGATATACAGAGATGTCTCTGTAAGACTTTTCCTATTAAAGGGTCAACTCACCCAAATTACaaataatgatgtttttcacTCATTTATGCCTCCTAGACGTACAAAAATAGATATGCTTGTTTTCAAACGACCAGCAATACCCACATACTTCTGTGTGTCCTTTACCTTGACATGGTTGCTAAGCAATATattcactagagggcagcataGAGTTGAGAGTttgtgacaacaacaaacacatacagtggAGGAAGTTGTGAAAATGTACCTCTTAAGAAAGCATAATTGAGCCTTTACTTGTGCGTAGCCCTGCAGATGAATTAAGTTTTATTTGCACAGGTTTTGAGAAAAGAGTCTTTGAGATTTCTGCTTCGGTGGAAAATGTACCTGGTGGTGCTTtaagccttttttttaaaaaaactgtaaCAAAAAAGCCATGATAAATAAACCCCCAAATATCTCCACATGTAGATACCACTCCTGGTTCGTGAaactattatatattttatgtaaattgggTTgaataaaccttttaaaaaacacactccTCTCATGTACTGCAAGTTAAATCATATTAATCACAGATACAAATTCCCAATATTAATAAGAATACCAATATATATTTGTGCAATAAATTAGCTGTAAACATGTAGTTGGGGTCTGCAGCCATTGTCATGTTGCTGTGTTGATATCAGCTATactaaataatattttcatcaTGAGTCATGACTGTAGAATCGTCTCTTTCTGAACAGGACCAGTCAATGAGTCTGCTGTCGGTCCACATGGATTTAGACGGGGCCTGTCAGCCCAGAAAATCCTCTCAAAGCCTCGAGGACATGGAGAAGCAGGAACAACTGATGGCCACGGGAGGGCGCTGTTTCACTCTGGTGAGACTTTGATGCAACGTGGGGGGGCTCTTTGTGTCTAAAATATTTTTGCCTGAGTGAATTAACCACAGTGTTCGTCCAAATAGAGCGGGAAGCCGGACCTGCAGTCGATGGAGGGAACGCTGGAGAGGAAGCACAAGCTGCAGCTGGGAGGAAAGAAAGTAAGAGAGTCTCCTGTTAGTGTCCAAACCAGCAGCATGGTCAGCAAATGTTAAAGCCCACAGtcagcaacacacagacactcacacacacacacacgctcttaTCTTATTTTCACAGGCAGCCTCCAGAGGTTGGAGCTCCTACCACGCCGTCTTACATCGACACACCTTGTGTTTCTACCAGGATAGAAAGGATATACTGAGGGTAAGCAGaaaaaaatatcagcagagagagtgagagcccgggagaagtgatgaataattaaagtgGCTGGTATGAAGTCAGTGCTGATCAGTCTGTGTTGCAGAGTTCTGCATGTGGCCTCCCGCTGAACCTCCTGGGAGCCGAGTGTTCACCTGCGCCCGAGTACACCAAGAAACCCAACTGCTTCAGACTACAGTACGACACCCACTAGAAATGACTGTGATGATATTTCACATGAGACAAACTTCCTGTTTGACCGTTCGTCTCTCTGACCTTCAGGCTCCGTGACGGGTCTGAATATCTGCTCAATGCCCCCTCACGCTTCATGATGAAGAAGTGGATGATGAAAATACAGGCAAACACCGGTAATCATCATTATTTCAAAGCTTAGTCATGCCAATACTAAGTTTATATTACACTGGTGTGattcatttgtatgtttttgtttcaaaagGTCAGAGTGAGTCTGTGTCTGCAATATCAAGTGTCCCTGTCGATCAAGGCCTCCCCATTTCCTTGTAAGATACAGTGGTTGAATTACTTCTCTTCAATTATTGATTTCCACATTCAATCATCTTTACAATAACGGTTTATATGTAATAATTACAAAATGATAAAATCTCTCTCCGCTCAGAAATCCCTCGCTCTGCTCCGGCTGTCACGGCCTGGCCAAATGCCACTGCTCCTCCCGTCATGATGTCACCTCCACGTTCCCCAGGCGCAAGCCACCGGGCGCCGCCCAAACCAAAGAGATCGTAGTCCTCACCAGAGAGTTCAGTCAAATGCCACAGAGTCCTTTAAGGAGTCTGGACGAGCACCCGACTAGCTCATCGTCACACggaggctgctgtggtgagtCAGGAGGCGTCTGTGTGCAACAATAGCTACAGCATATTACATCTACTCCACATTTACTGGAAGGATTTCAAGCAGCAACCCCCATCGCTGGCGACTCAACAGCCCCACTGGACCACTCATGTTTGAGGATGCACTCCTCGATGCTAATTATTGATTTGTATTCACACGAGATGTGTAATGGTTTCATCAACCAAGCTTCTTTGTCTTTGAGGCTACTGTTGAGGTCAAAAAGGAAATCatgatttcattttacattCTTGTCTGTTAGGGTGGAACAGTGATGTTAGCACTgccgcctcacagcaagaaggttccagGTTCGAATCCCGGTTTGTCGGGGGGTCTTTGTATGTGGAGTTTGCTTgttctcccctgtgtgtgtgggttttctccaggtactctggCAACCTCGCAGAGTCttaagacatgcagattggggttaggttaattgtgaatggttgtttgtttctatttgttGACCCTGAGATACCCTGGTGACCGACCAGGGGCCAGCCCACCTCTCGCCAGTTGGGATTTGCTTCAGCTCCCCCCGCAACCCTTAAGtgataagcggtatagataatggatggattgatgtTGTGTCTTGGGATAATATATGTTgggatttggcgctatacaaatgaaactgaattgaattgctCCAACTAGCAGAGAAAATAGTGAATGGCAGTTGCAGGTGCCGTGTGTACCACTAGGGGGAGCTAGGACATTGTCTATCTGACACAAAGAGCACACAGAGACATGGCTGTCACTACAGTAACTGTCTGTCGTTGTGTACGTTTAATATTTGTGTCGCTCtccagatgatgatgaaggcAGAGCGAAGCAGACGGTGACTCACAGACTGTCTGCAGCCTCCGGCagtctcacctcctcctcccctcactccCCCGTGTTCAGCGGCCAGGACTGGCTCAGCAACAAGCGCCGCTCCCACTCCTTCACATCAGGTTTCCACTTATTAACCTAAATGATCTGTAATGTGCCTGTGAATCCTAAacacctggtttgtttttgtcttctaatgttgtgtttgtcatgtttttccaCCTCAGCCACCTACCAGAGGATCAGGCCCCTGCTGCACCCAGCTGGAGGCCTGGAGAGAGGCTCCAACTACTGTGTGACCCTGGTGGTTGGAGACAAGTCGTCAGACAGCACGTCCACATGCAGGAGCTCTGAGTCTTCGGTGCCGGCCGCGGCTGAGTGGCAGCAGGACGCCGGTCAGGACTCTGCTCTGACGAGCTACGCCAGCCTGCCGCGGCCACGCAACAAGTCCGTCTTCAAGAAGTTCTTTGGGAAAAGGGACCtctgagtttttcttttaaatgatgattttaCAAATAAGAATACATTCTAATGTGCAGTGCACATACTGAATTATGGAAAGAAGACGCTACTACTGACTGTATTTATGATTGGAGGAGCTATACCATGGTTTTAttattgatgtgttttatatagATCACTAATGGGCGGACATGTCcttttaatgggttctttttttatttatatggctcttttttaattttgttctgcagttgaaaGTGACAGTATTGTGTGATTGTGACATGCATAGATATAGATTAgttaacagaaaaatacattttcccacCAGTCTTAATATTTGGATTTTTTGTGGATTGTGGTGTTATTGTTAAACCTCCTTACTCAGCAGATAATATGTTTAGAAAGCAGGGATATCATCATGACTAAGTTATGGCTGAGTATTAACAATATAttaacatcaacaaaatatatatatataccagaTCATGACAGACCCCACCCCCTCacgtgtacatgtgtgtttcactgaaacatttttttcctatAATACATATAGCAGTTTGATACTGCTTGAGCTTCTTTGACATTATCACCTTTTAAATACTCATTGTAGCAAAGACTATTCATAATAAAACGTTAAAACCGATGATTTGCTGAGcatattcatttttctttacacTTGTGTTATTCATGGTTTTGTTGTCATGGCTGCAGGCTTTGAAGAGAAAAGGGGATTAGATGAATAGAGAGATTAAAGGACAGGCCAGGCCAAGAACATCTTCACATCATTAgctttatttttgcatgttaaAAACCTGTCCCTGTTCAAAGACATAATTCAAACAAATGCATAATCTACATTGCATATATGCTGAGGACATTATGGCTGCATAATGACTATTATGCATAAAGATCCCGGAAGATGCTACTGTTTAGCATTACAAAAATGTTCAGCCATTCCCTACAGGATGTCTCAGAGACAGATTACGAGACAGAGGGAGGTTGCAAAGAAAGGGACCTTTGTGCAAATTTTAATTATTGCAAGATTTGGTTCACAAACAACTaggaatgaaaatgtattttctctg includes the following:
- the LOC118119347 gene encoding uncharacterized protein LOC118119347 isoform X4 — encoded protein: MSESIVRKVQPFTIGTRLSVPAVPKCQDFTQSYLQSTSLDNCALQHNLNSLYLSRSQVCARDPCLVSPVVVKQVAPVKRDQEEHMAAEDHLNQNVGSPSSSAVSRSIKKITISGKERSESTGPAQQLSVTGSTSENNNNNNNNVTSTSDPHLPRIVGVSCENKPHSQFKVLLKKDGSDEYQPTHGQTRVRLNGEKYVQQISVPESQKKEPQRIESHPHTQNEASAAAASHSDCFTQRNSLFNKEVLQAEAWIRSKLQDLKDGCNIQRCPLQDWEEASQTLQRDLKDFENTLIQLNQMGEQLICKLNPTSDLVKKQLGQLRDQWQTLKLTAANQTRALGGAKNLQEFNKKVDKLEAWIKEKQEEEPSLVNVLGENVDKMQLTRRILDLKQDEQLYRNLHEEINHLALKLEKQGKTDGKNISTRRKHINKMWLKVQSHLKNYHENLQLALEVSSFYQQADNTLFAINNMRKSLSASKEWDGFGDREIRDIASQIMMLDVSVSQLSNLHPALAAGVTQKQSEVKDCWALLHKAFRSDRTTLSPTGSTFTREDADPLTLALEPQGNVGMETQRIMGKEVKEEQNRLKGCVSTVECENGRRALCSQSQEQPSVNHTSPPVGDSPACANDVIVRHQLKAESRKPGTEPKLAAAPPGHPQLHMQLQKFTISADKTLSWLKDNVSMATQVCSIASIEGLEAARRYQRTLEQDILTNRARIEVVKREGRGLVRAQHPGSARIEEFLGQLDVLWEELRRRHQRNAVFLQASEELGFRVVKVLQALGSLEAWLESVELSMKESALAGDPETMSVAERESCLLEKEVAARSMELGALRQEVDRLHGHSHPLTQWLPARMDEVERKYHRVQSALTQQSSELQDTRMLTEFLERVELEESQDGCRYSLGQPLHGEISSAPSLLGLQSSGGGGGEPLLETMGDPVEELREAVEMLNDTVRERGRSQSHDQAIQDLLSKHAGLAVRVEECLCCGKELGLDILERETDLAIQCEPERCGLEALQERQDHLEIDYEVMREEVKEMENLASRLEELCPERVHVLGAKIQATMQAWAELGRSVAENKSRLQEFVQLQDFFRSYLAMISWTEDTRSCIFSDTALHPGKDGQRPLAAELDLQIELKFEEFDELAAAGKNLLDKEHHLTQMVRERLEELRSMLGWILVHWRAQKQQWLHKKSRQELSQDNIYSEATMCSTLSELPKQISAPELQVYESHQSSLVTSEDDKSNVSGDSRPSSLPPRQTEQQEEEQLEDGYEVMNSIGPRGGEASLSESPKPSIVVLKEPSSPALGGTVNLILSFGNTGESQVQVLEPPAGTEEVEEDTSEPVHRPTLPHSSSCKNFWRRCQGLLENTLGSLKRKRKIYRQSANEVSTYLHVKDNNLAAAPVYESITLPRQKSRSAASASPTFLPSSSSSLPSSASAPQTTNVTFRPSTGSGSGFLFSSLKRMGKKRKRKRDARRHTIQKIMGVEAQTDEVAHYGCDTMTYDTHTWPLKESRRKRSSPKSPAGGYGVEAIDYMKNPLLKDIDTECSGEYSTIPYVVSEGPDPLPSTSQVRSHCRFLSLGSVLSFDLPKDMTLIPSIQDIITIAPPESKKGAGTDPDPHSQRHSALSSFKQTRPTAAITHGSSEVSISETQTPTPVVKAPSDAEKRSQPPPPLSLREDEVQTKPCKIQCCLRKAAEQDGDRDGTSQPSDLPIYVNQAKSTAAQKHECLSVHTLIRDLNGHQYHKCARPHSVREVSPGLQCLSQASHMVVNLKSTVSVSVHQDSVDSGISTPPSSIKVCADALCPDVPQPKVVVGRLVSLQVGGIDCSKTRQNNTTPLGPSAEQQTEPVHLDHQQFEEEEEELEDIWNQTTNYRQSICSDIMYQPSQDDSIPSDKPDVPHSRLPSPKTPDVLYRNLVTASAPNLLVAEFKLPSHIQSLLGYDKEHRAKVRLPPLASGDRRSWAAFPNREPASKTMSVTVNETASDPMKLPDVGDNQRYIYQYREDEEEKEEEEVEEAKDQSMSLLSVHMDLDGACQPRKSSQSLEDMEKQEQLMATGGRCFTLSGKPDLQSMEGTLERKHKLQLGGKKAASRGWSSYHAVLHRHTLCFYQDRKDILRSSACGLPLNLLGAECSPAPEYTKKPNCFRLQLRDGSEYLLNAPSRFMMKKWMMKIQANTGQSESVSAISSVPVDQGLPISLNPSLCSGCHGLAKCHCSSRHDVTSTFPRRKPPGAAQTKEIVVLTREFSQMPQSPLRSLDEHPTSSSSHGGCCDDDEGRAKQTVTHRLSAASGSLTSSSPHSPVFSGQDWLSNKRRSHSFTSATYQRIRPLLHPAGGLERGSNYCVTLVVGDKSSDSTSTCRSSESSVPAAAEWQQDAGQDSALTSYASLPRPRNKSVFKKFFGKRDL